The following coding sequences lie in one Oncorhynchus nerka isolate Pitt River linkage group LG14, Oner_Uvic_2.0, whole genome shotgun sequence genomic window:
- the LOC115141313 gene encoding melatonin receptor type 1B-like — protein MGPQILKKLYSCTIEIFLTGCVTAWYGNCSASDWNVFLVSLAFADLVVAFYPYPLVLYAIFHDGWSLGETQCKVSGFLMGLSVIGSIFNITGIAINRYCYICHSFAYDKLYSYRNTLLLVGLIWLLTILAIIPNFFVGSLQYDPRVYSCTFAQAVSTSYTITVVVIHFFVPIAVVTFCYLRIWILVIQVRRKVKSEVKSRLKPSDMRNFITMFVVFVLFAICWAPLNFIGLAVAIDPETVAPRIPEWLFVVSYFMAYFNSCLNAIIYGLLNQNFRKEYKRIIMAMWMPGLFFQEASQGGTDGMRSKHSPRLGLNNNDHVKGEAL, from the exons atgggtccccagatcctcaaaaagttatacagctgcaccattgagatctTCCTGACCGGTtgcgtcactgcctggtatggcaactgctcggcatctgact ggaACGTGTTTCTGGTGAGCCTGGCCTTTGCTGACCTGGTGGTGGCCTTCTACCCCTACCCCCTGGTGCTCTACGCCATCTTCCATGACGGCTGGTCGCTGGGAGAGACACAGTGCAAA gTCAGTGGATTCCTGATGGGCCTGAGCGTCATCGGCTCCATCTTCAACATCACCGGCATCGCCATCAACCGCTACTGCTACATCTGTCACAGCTTTGCTTATGATAAGCTCTACAGCTACCGCAACACCCTCCTACTGGTGGGGCTCATCTGGCTCCTCACCATCCTGGCCATCATACCAAACTTTTTCGTAGGCTCACTCCAGTACGACCCCAGGGTGTATTCGTGTACCTTTGCTCAGGCCGTCAGTACATCGTACACCATCACTGTGGTGGTGATTCATTTCTTTGTGCCCATCGCCGTGGTTACCTTCTGCTACCTGAGGATCTGGATCCTGGTCATCCAGGTGAGGAGGAAGGTGAAGTCAGAGGTGAAGTCTCGACTCAAACCCAGCGACATGCGCAACTTCATCACCATGTTTGTGGTGTTCGTGCTCTTCGCCATCTGCTGGGCGCCGCTCAACTTCATTGGGCTGGCCGTGGCCATCGACCCGGAGACGGTGGCGCCACGGATCCCCGAGTGGCTGTTCGTGGTCAGCTACTTCATGGCGTACTTCAACAGTTGCCTTAACGCCATCATCTATGGCCTTCTCAACCAGAACTTCCGTAAGGAATACAAACGGATTATCATGGCCATGTGGATGCCTGGTCTGTTCTTCCAGGAGGCGTCACAGGGGGGTACAGATGGCATGAGGAGCAAGCACTCGCCCAGACTGGGACTCAACAACAACGATCACGTCAAAGGAGAGGCTTTGTGA